TCAAAATGCTGGATTAAGGTAATTGAACCGAAGAAAAAGGCGCGCTACCCTTATACACTTGGCGAAAAATCGAAACCTACATGGTGGCCTAAAGGCGTAGAGCACCGTGAACCTGATCACCTACAAAAACCAGATAGATTGACTTTAATGATTACCATTATGTCCGTTGTGGCACCTCTTTGGTATGAAAATAACAAGGAAATTTACAAAGATATGAGGGATGCCACTCATGCATTGTTTAAAAATGATAAGGAGGGATTCTTAAAGGACCTAATTCTGGAAAACGTTTACAAAGTATCACATGCAATTGCGGAGACTAATCTGGGCAACAAAGTGGATTTACAAGTTCTTGATCTaagtaaaataaaatcaGCCAAGCAATATTCAGAAATGATTAAAAGGCGCCAGCAAAACCGTATACAACCTAATTTATCTGTCAACAAACCTTCAATATCTGCACATGAGTTAAGTTCAAAAGCTCGAATAAAGCCGAGTATTAATTCCAAATCTCAACCAATTCCGGGCATAGAGGAAACGGACGAAGACTCATATCATGATTCTGAAGAAACTATTAGTTCACAACTAGCTTCCGAATATTATGATTCTAACGAAGAGGCAGGAGTTATTTTAGAAATGTATAACCAGCTACAGGATGTTAGGCATGGGGAGATGGACTATAATGATGTCTTCGAGTCATATTTGGAAGATGGTATACACTCTTCTAAGGCACCCAGTAAGTCAATGTTATTATAGCGTACCCGCCAAAATTTCTTTAGAGGTTATAGCTACACAAGAAGTGCGAATTGACGTTTACTAGAACATCGCATAGCTATTATGGGCGTTCCAAGACTGTGTATAAGGCTTTATGGATGTAACAATATATTTAGGTTATTAATTTAAAATGAAAAGAATTGAATGTGACCACGGATCTTTAAAATTACAGAAAAAGGCATAAAACATACAATACCTCAATTTTAAGAACGCTTCGCGCCAACATTACCACCAATCAAAGTATCAATCTCGTTTAGTAATGTGAAGTCAAAATTATACTCAAACGCAAAATCGTTCCCGTTGGCCAGTGTACCCAGTAGTTCAACACCATCATTTAGACTGATCTCGCTATCTAATAGCTTCTTTGCCAGGTCATAATTCAAAGTTGGAGACCCCAAGAATTCCATAAATTCATTTAGGTAAGTCTTTTTTATGGTTTCACTTTTTAAGCATTGAATTGAAAGAATTGCAGAGTAAACCATATAAATGCTACATGTTTCAAACTTGTTGAACTTTTTCTTGAATGACTCAAGAAGTAAATATATCTCTTCGATGGCATCCTCAATTATTAATCTGCTTTTCTTTACCTCCTCTAAGAAAGGTTTGTTATAGGAAAGTAGAATGATATAGTAATGGTACCATAGATAGGTAATTGTAGGATCGTAATCAAAGTCCTTAATAGACTCTTTAGTCCATTTAAAGTCATCCATTAATGAACCCCTCCAGTTAAGAATCTCTGAATTAAACTTCCTTAGGTATTCGTTCTTTTGAACCATGGAGCCTGATTCTATAAAGATCTTGGAAGCAAAGACTTCCGTTATTCTTGACAAGACTATTAGCTTTTTTAAAGGTCTACCCATGTGTAAAGAGACTCCCGGTTCATATTGATAATCTTCTATTCCAGTGTCAATATTGGGCAGCTCATCAGTTTCGGGAATTGTAGAGTTTGATAAACGTAGCGAATGTGATCTTCCAAACAAAACCGCAATCAAATGGTCTGCAATATAGCAGCCCCAGTATATCCTGCTTCTAACCTCAATGTCCATGTTAGATAATTTGTCCGCATACACACTATCCCATGCTTCATGGTTAAGGTGTAAACCGATTTCATGGGCCATCCTAAAAGCCAACCCTGATTCATACCAGGCTAATGGATTCTCTCCACATCCAATATCATAGAAAGCCAAACAAAGTAGTGTCTGAACAACTGCCAACTTTGATGAAGAGCTATAAGTTGTCATATAGGATGGCGTATCTAGCTGGAATATTTTATTCAGGACTTTAGTTTTTGCAAGGTTGTAATAGTCCGCTGATTTCGCATGTAGGTCATCTTCCCTAGACGAGAGGCCAGCTCCTAATGCTGCTATTGCAAAGACTAATTCCTCCGAGCAGTAGTAACTCTTGGTATTAATATCACCAAAGAAAGCACTTAAAAATGTCTCTCTATGAATAAAAGTATAATGTCCGGGGTACAGCCATTTGAAGAATAATGACAACGCACGTAATATAAGAGGACTCCTTGAAAGATTCTTTAGGTTATTTACTGGATCAAAATTATCCCCTATAGGCATGATCGGCGGTCTCTTTTGGATTGTCAATGAATCGCTTGAATATATTGACGACGTAACCACTTTCTTATGTGAAGACAAACCCTGAATCGGCGATGGAGATATAGTTGTTACTTTAGTTTCAAGTTCTTCCGCTTCATCACTGTTGCTAGCTCCCATATAGCTTGACTGCCTCGATAGCATAGCGTCCACTGTTGCAGATTCGCCCGATGTAATTTCACCCACATTTATTGACGCCAGCAACCTTGAGCGTTCGTTCTCGTCCTTTATCTCCTTCAACCTAACCAAATAACCCTCTAATAATGACACTTTTCCTTGCAGTGAAGTTACATATTCAGTTGTAAACCGCCTCTTACGCATGTCCTGACGCACCGGAACGCACTCTACCCCAAATTTCTGACAGTTTTGACATGGCATTTGCAGATCGCATTTCCTTCTCCTCTTCCTGCAGCTTTGACAAGCTAACTCCAGATTCTTACCATTACTAGTTGATTGCATCACAGACATAAGCTGAGCTATTATACTGCATAATTGTTCTTAATCTCTATCTAATTTGAAGTATAAGTTTTCATTTTGATCGAGATCATCATACCCGGGTTTTGATTGTTCGAGAAACCTACACTAGAAAAGATTAGATTACGGACGCAGCGAGGAAGGTATCACAATCAAAGCGAGGAAATTAAATGTCAGGAAGCATTAAAAATGAAGAACATCTGGAATCGGTGTTATCACAACTTCATGGTCAGGATAATCACTTAGAAGACGATCTAGACACATCTAATTCCGCACAAACGCCGTCACTAGACTTTACACGAAGCACAGATTCAGAGTTTGATTCCTACACTGACGGAtacgatgaagatgaagaagaatatgatAGTCTAAGTTACACTGAAGAACTTCTGAATGCCCAATACCAATGGGAGCAGTCTCTAGAACAATTGAAACAGGTTGTAAACTGGCTTCTGCTGCCTCTTATGGGTAGGTTTCTTGGGCGAAGAATGGCAGGAGTTTTATGGAGAAGTTTCATGTCATGGTGGTGGTCAATTTAGAAACAAATCTTTAGGCATAACTAGGGTCATTTATCACTTGAGAATTTTCaattgtatatatatttaatattGAAACGCCGCCAGATGACTTGTAAGTATTAAAGCATTATGTTTGGCATAAACTGAATAATAGTAGGAAATCCCGAAGTTATTTATTAGAAAAACTCTAGAGGTGTATTTCTTTCGTGGCATTCAGAGATACTACTACATATGAATACGAAGCTTATCGTTCTGCATAAACAGTACGTCGACTTAGGTCCAATTTCTAATCCTAATTGAACGGAATTCAGGCATCTCAGCGTTCTAGTGATTCTAATTCTAAGTCACTCCTTTTTAATGATATGCCATACATTTAAAGATATTTGTAAACTTTAAATTCTGGTTAATAACTGTTAATTTAAGGTAGGAAGGGGACCACTTCAATCTGGCTGTTTTAGTTCAGCGAGTCCGATACGACATGTTCGCACTCATTACCGAAGTTTACCAGGTGCTTATTGTTACAtaatttattatttataatTATAGCGGTGGTTTAATTAGCAGTTTAGAGATCTTCCTTCACTAGTTATAGCTGTAAGATATTTAAGCTAAATCATACAGTGGGAATTCCAGTCATTAGGTTAAACCCTAAGCCTTTTACAATAATATATATCCTGTTACTGATATTGCAGTCATTAACGAAGCAAAACTGAAATCTGCTATCGACTCTACGCTGGTTGTTGTAGAGTAATTTGCTGTAGGTTGTACGAGAGCTCTTTACGGTAATGCGTGCATTATTGCCAAGGTTATACGTAACCATTTCAAGACTGAAACCCCATGTAACTACTTTAAGAAGTTGTGACTAACTCACTGCTCATATTCAACACAATTTAAACTTCTTTGTTGTGCTTTCGGTTAATCTTCAAGATTTTGTACCGAGCAACCGAATATTGTcatttatatttattacAATTACTAATTGAAGTTTCTTTCACAACATAAAAGAGCTTCGGTGAACACTAATGTTACTACTGTGGGCCATAGTCATCTTGCAGGTTGTGTTCGTGTTGTTTTCACCACTGTTTCGTTCTCATTCACCTTTCTCGTGGTACTATAACAATATATATGCCCCAGTATTTGCTGATCCAACTAAATATAAGTGGAAGTATTGGGTAGTGCCATTATTCTACACGGCAATATATACCTACTGTACAATACTCTTTTACACAAAAGTCCTCCAGCTCATCCGTCCATCATTGTATATACTAGAGCTCTATTTATTGCCATTTCTATTATCAACACCATTGGTCTTCGGTTGCCTCACAATTGTAACACCGCCATATAACAGCTTTACTTACCATGGACCACCATTTCGGTTCGATAAGATAATATTCCATGACGGCGTTCGCTGTCGGACTTGCAAAGCCATTAAACCAGCTAGATCAAGACATTGCTCTATTTGCGATGTATGTGTCGTCCTCGCTGACCACCACTGCATCTGGCTGAATAATTGCATAGGTTTAGGCAATTACGAGTTGTTCTACATGTTCTTATTTTCGAACTGCCTAGTTCTCAGCTATGCAACTTTACGTCTCCCCACTGCAGCTCCCGCAGGAATCTGGAGTTCCAGTAACGCATTCTTATCGCTTTATATCCTGGTTACATGTTTTACGGTTGTTCTCATTAGCTTTTCATATACACAGATAATTCTACTAAATGACGGGATGACTACTAATGAAAAGGATAAGTGGTATGTAATTCACGATAACATGCGGCATGATAGGTTAGTTAGGTTTAAAAACTGCTATTATCTTCGCCTACCGCTTTCTACAGCACCCCAATGCTTCGAATTTTATAGCACCAATCCCTATGATCCAGATATTTATGCCATTCAACAGCATCCTTACACTGTTATTAAGTCACATATCGACATTAACAATATTTATGATCAGGGTTCGTTTTGGCGAAATCTTCGAGAACGCCGTTCCATATAGTAGCCAAGCAAGAGGCCATTAAATGATGCAGTTTTAATTAGAAATATTATTAAATAATACCACGCGAACAATGTGGCATCTAATGCCGTTGCCTAATATTTCGTAATTTTAATGCCATCGTGTTGAATTCGAAAGAGTCATACAGCCTTACGGTTTTTTTCATAATAAGAAACCCTAAACGCTCGCcataataaataataagATAAAGTTTTACAGCAATTAGAACAATA
The Eremothecium sinecaudum strain ATCC 58844 chromosome II, complete sequence DNA segment above includes these coding regions:
- the MIM2 gene encoding Mim2p (Syntenic homolog of Ashbya gossypii AGR063W; Syntenic homolog of Saccharomyces cerevisiae YLR099W-A), which translates into the protein MSGSIKNEEHLESVLSQLHGQDNHLEDDLDTSNSAQTPSLDFTRSTDSEFDSYTDGYDEDEEEYDSLSYTEELLNAQYQWEQSLEQLKQVVNWLLLPLMGRFLGRRMAGVLWRSFMSWWWSI
- the CHA4 gene encoding Cha4p (Syntenic homolog of Ashbya gossypii AGR061C; Syntenic homolog of Saccharomyces cerevisiae YLR098C (CHA4)), whose amino-acid sequence is MSVMQSTSNGKNLELACQSCRKRRRKCDLQMPCQNCQKFGVECVPVRQDMRKRRFTTEYVTSLQGKVSLLEGYLVRLKEIKDENERSRLLASINVGEITSGESATVDAMLSRQSSYMGASNSDEAEELETKVTTISPSPIQGLSSHKKVVTSSIYSSDSLTIQKRPPIMPIGDNFDPVNNLKNLSRSPLILRALSLFFKWLYPGHYTFIHRETFLSAFFGDINTKSYYCSEELVFAIAALGAGLSSREDDLHAKSADYYNLAKTKVLNKIFQLDTPSYMTTYSSSSKLAVVQTLLCLAFYDIGCGENPLAWYESGLAFRMAHEIGLHLNHEAWDSVYADKLSNMDIEVRSRIYWGCYIADHLIAVLFGRSHSLRLSNSTIPETDELPNIDTGIEDYQYEPGVSLHMGRPLKKLIVLSRITEVFASKIFIESGSMVQKNEYLRKFNSEILNWRGSLMDDFKWTKESIKDFDYDPTITYLWYHYYIILLSYNKPFLEEVKKSRLIIEDAIEEIYLLLESFKKKFNKFETCSIYMVYSAILSIQCLKSETIKKTYLNEFMEFLGSPTLNYDLAKKLLDSEISLNDGVELLGTLANGNDFAFEYNFDFTLLNEIDTLIGGNVGAKRS
- the SWF1 gene encoding palmitoyltransferase SWF1 (Syntenic homolog of Ashbya gossypii AGR065W; Syntenic homolog of Saccharomyces cerevisiae YDR126W (SWF1)); protein product: MLLLWAIVILQVVFVLFSPLFRSHSPFSWYYNNIYAPVFADPTKYKWKYWVVPLFYTAIYTYCTILFYTKVLQLIRPSLYILELYLLPFLLSTPLVFGCLTIVTPPYNSFTYHGPPFRFDKIIFHDGVRCRTCKAIKPARSRHCSICDVCVVLADHHCIWLNNCIGLGNYELFYMFLFSNCLVLSYATLRLPTAAPAGIWSSSNAFLSLYILVTCFTVVLISFSYTQIILLNDGMTTNEKDKWYVIHDNMRHDRLVRFKNCYYLRLPLSTAPQCFEFYSTNPYDPDIYAIQQHPYTVIKSHIDINNIYDQGSFWRNLRERRSI
- a CDS encoding uncharacterized protein (Syntenic homolog of Ashbya gossypii AGR060W; Syntenic homolog of Saccharomyces cerevisiae YDR124W), with product MDILRHSLEVLQQSGYQFAVLLKHPKESYEDIPRFDGLILSDNLDSGLQEQIRLLTLKITTVYSLSQNSGSSTDTSTGSIQSNPRITETIPLVTLCVSTSSSAEKYFNLAFRLLRQLPCKQISKCWIKVIEPKKKARYPYTLGEKSKPTWWPKGVEHREPDHLQKPDRLTLMITIMSVVAPLWYENNKEIYKDMRDATHALFKNDKEGFLKDLILENVYKVSHAIAETNLGNKVDLQVLDLSKIKSAKQYSEMIKRRQQNRIQPNLSVNKPSISAHELSSKARIKPSINSKSQPIPGIEETDEDSYHDSEETISSQLASEYYDSNEEAGVILEMYNQLQDVRHGEMDYNDVFESYLEDGIHSSKAPSKSMLL